In one Aricia agestis chromosome 5, ilAriAges1.1, whole genome shotgun sequence genomic region, the following are encoded:
- the LOC121727409 gene encoding uncharacterized protein LOC121727409 yields MHFYDFIFLTLIYVSEVKIRSVDAGKDKASTDFGGISFFISFNNTSIDDYYVRVIPGDCHLTGDTGVNFTDETCKCVVPAGQSRTIKLKAAISESLTSDDQCWVYMHIRPYYQNNTNVIVKIIFHFSLLEENSRTEIFTINCDNTNIHDGETSSSRSADCERIHNDDGKHNKRSTTNKCVNISSTLLETKNKYTVASNSLAAHAMAKRDIQANAKEFESLFSNNYEKETISNRKLFRANETFGLTATTKDFCPRKTKKHLKMKHKKLIHSKKSPLNQTVYKYLKQYLWITALLAAITIFQCILIFTICMRRKCPCFGEKPVISHFFRTYQQDSVTTPLISTSVIDIENSKNHSASESSTTIANMKCYMSCDKNKIEDSKTSISDDILSKFINRRDWKNRYKSCDENEYTKDEKQDDQIAQVHSNYNIDENISRVNKESVVASGELVNNESFNKKGDLNLSVKEEQFHSFSCHNTQVDSESTIENKNLTTNESKSSEKAAQTNMSKDSIDAILSERNIYLADENLSKYTLSSCSGKNKSTELVSKASKNITKYFNTLLHRRSRQSSQSEPGKDKDLKLLHMSEGSLYSSNDSE; encoded by the exons ATGCATTTTTacgattttatttttcttacctTAATTTATGTTTCTGAAGTAAAAATAAGATCAGTAGATGCAGGAAAAGATAAGGCGTCGACTGACTTTGGAGGAATTTCctttttcatttcattcaacAATACGTCTATCGATGACTATTACGTGAGGGTGATTCCTGGTGACTGCCACCTTACTGGAGACACAGGGGTTAACTTTACAGATGAAACCTGCAAGTGTGTTGTGCCTGCAG ggcAATCTagaacaataaaactaaaagcAGCAATATCTGAGAGTCTAACAAGTGATGATCAATGTTGGGTTTATATGCACATAAGACCATACTATCAAAACAATACAAATGtcattgttaaaataatatttcacttTTCTTTATTAGAAGAAAATAGCCGAACAGAAATCTTTACTATAAATTGTGATAATACTAATATCCATGACGGCGAAACAAGTAGCTCTCGATCTGCGGATTGTGAAAGAATTCATAATGATGATGgaaaacataataaaagaaGTACAACAAACAAATGTGTCAATATTTCTTCTACACTTTTAGAAaccaaaaataaatacacagtaGCAAGTAATTCATTAGCAGCCCATGCGATGGCCAAGCGTGATATACAAGCAAATGCCAAAGAATTTGAATCACTATTTAGTAATAATTACGAGAAAGAGACGATATCAAATAGAAAGCTATTCAGAGCTAATGAAACATTTGGTCTAACTGCTACCACAAAAGATTTTTGTCctcgaaaaactaaaaaacacctTAAAATGAAACACAAAAAGTTAATTCATTCAAAAAAATCACCACTGAATCAAACggtttacaaatatttaaaacagtacTTATGGATCACGGCTCTTCTAGCTGCTATCACTATATTTCAGTGTATCTTAATTTTCACAATTTGTATGAGAAGAAAGTGCCCGTGTTTTGGTGAGAAACCAGTTATTAGTCACTTCTTTAGGACCTACCAACAGGATTCAGTTACTACACCGTTAATAAGCACAAGTGTTATAGATATTGAGAATTCAAAAAATCATTCTGCAAGTGAATCCTCAACAACCATCGCAAACATGAAATGTTATATGTCttgcgataaaaataaaattgaagactCTAAAACAAGCATATCCGATGATATTCTATCAAAGTTTATAAACAGACGTGACTGGAAAAACCGTTATAAGAGTTGTGATGAAAATGAATATACTAAGGATGAAAAACAAGATGATCAAATAGCACAAGTTCATTCAAATTATAACATCGATGAAAATATTTCGAGAGTAAATAAAGAATCTGTAGTCGCTAGTGGAGAACTAGTAAATAATGAGAGTTTTAATAAGAAAGGTGATTTAAATTTGTCAGTCAAGGAAGAACAATTCCATAGTTTCAGCTGCCACAATACACAGGTTGATTCAGAATCAACTATAGAGAACAAAAATCTTACAACTAATGAATCAAAATCAAGTGAAAAGGCTGCTCAGACAAATATGTCTAAAGATTCTATTGATGCCATACTTTCTGAACGTAATATATATTTAGCTGACGAAAATTTGTCTAAGTACACCCTCTCTAGTTGTTCCGGGAAGAATAAATCTACAGAATTAGTGAGCAAAGCTTCGAAGAACATcactaaatattttaacaccCTTCTTCACAGGCGCTCCAGGCAAAGTTCTCAGTCTGAACCCGGGAAAGACAAAGACTTGAAACTGTTGCACATGTCCGAAGGTTCACTCTATTCCTCCAATGATTCTGAATGA